The following are encoded in a window of Drosophila simulans strain w501 chromosome 3L, Prin_Dsim_3.1, whole genome shotgun sequence genomic DNA:
- the LOC27207649 gene encoding uncharacterized protein LOC27207649 isoform X2, giving the protein MVWIWSLIALGIVVGATGKGQENNTTGSATTGQSQETDTTGSTTTAASARTPEPTTVDPYTALDKTITDDLENILTKYERECMGNSEFTRNLDLIRKAVKLDKSRLLDKIEARIEFNKYNEQRILIERQIDERIEALNNILPTQEPNSYCSEFYLKQREDLRKAKSLSNLEKLNTLLINKAICTIRDNYYDDDSLY; this is encoded by the exons ATGGTTTGGATTTGGAGCCTAATTGCACTCGGAATAGTTGTCGGCGCAACG GGGAAAGGCCAAGAAAACAATACCACCGGATCGGCAACGACG GGGCAGAGCCAAGAAACCGATACCACCGGATCGACAACGACG GCGGCATCCGCACGAACTCCCGAACCAACTACTGTGGATCCCTACACTGCACTCGATAAGACAATAACCGATGATCTTGAGAATATTCTAACCAAATATGAGCGTGAATGCATGGGTAATTCTGAGTTCACACGCAATCTTGACCTCATACGCAAAGCGGTGAAACTGGACAAAAGTCGTTTGTTAGACAAGATAGAAGCAAGAATAGAATTTAATAAGTACAATGAGCAACGCATTTTAATCGAACGACAAATTGATGAGCGCATAGAGGCCCTCAATAATATCCTGCCTACCCAGGAACCGAATAGTTATTGCTCTGAATTTTACTTGAAGCAAAGAGAAGATCTTAGGAAGGCTAAATCACTTTCGAATCTAGAAAAATTAAACactttattaattaacaaagCAATTTGCACTATCAGGGATAATTATTATGATGACGATTCTCTTTACTAG
- the LOC27207649 gene encoding uncharacterized protein LOC27207649 isoform X3, translated as MVWIWSLIALGIVVGATGQSQETDTTGSTTTAASARTPEPTTVDPYTALDKTITDDLENILTKYERECMGNSEFTRNLDLIRKAVKLDKSRLLDKIEARIEFNKYNEQRILIERQIDERIEALNNILPTQEPNSYCSEFYLKQREDLRKAKSLSNLEKLNTLLINKAICTIRDNYYDDDSLY; from the exons ATGGTTTGGATTTGGAGCCTAATTGCACTCGGAATAGTTGTCGGCGCAACG GGGCAGAGCCAAGAAACCGATACCACCGGATCGACAACGACG GCGGCATCCGCACGAACTCCCGAACCAACTACTGTGGATCCCTACACTGCACTCGATAAGACAATAACCGATGATCTTGAGAATATTCTAACCAAATATGAGCGTGAATGCATGGGTAATTCTGAGTTCACACGCAATCTTGACCTCATACGCAAAGCGGTGAAACTGGACAAAAGTCGTTTGTTAGACAAGATAGAAGCAAGAATAGAATTTAATAAGTACAATGAGCAACGCATTTTAATCGAACGACAAATTGATGAGCGCATAGAGGCCCTCAATAATATCCTGCCTACCCAGGAACCGAATAGTTATTGCTCTGAATTTTACTTGAAGCAAAGAGAAGATCTTAGGAAGGCTAAATCACTTTCGAATCTAGAAAAATTAAACactttattaattaacaaagCAATTTGCACTATCAGGGATAATTATTATGATGACGATTCTCTTTACTAG
- the LOC27207649 gene encoding uncharacterized protein LOC27207649 isoform X4, with protein sequence MVWIWSLIALGIVVGATAASARTPEPTTVDPYTALDKTITDDLENILTKYERECMGNSEFTRNLDLIRKAVKLDKSRLLDKIEARIEFNKYNEQRILIERQIDERIEALNNILPTQEPNSYCSEFYLKQREDLRKAKSLSNLEKLNTLLINKAICTIRDNYYDDDSLY encoded by the exons ATGGTTTGGATTTGGAGCCTAATTGCACTCGGAATAGTTGTCGGCGCAACG GCGGCATCCGCACGAACTCCCGAACCAACTACTGTGGATCCCTACACTGCACTCGATAAGACAATAACCGATGATCTTGAGAATATTCTAACCAAATATGAGCGTGAATGCATGGGTAATTCTGAGTTCACACGCAATCTTGACCTCATACGCAAAGCGGTGAAACTGGACAAAAGTCGTTTGTTAGACAAGATAGAAGCAAGAATAGAATTTAATAAGTACAATGAGCAACGCATTTTAATCGAACGACAAATTGATGAGCGCATAGAGGCCCTCAATAATATCCTGCCTACCCAGGAACCGAATAGTTATTGCTCTGAATTTTACTTGAAGCAAAGAGAAGATCTTAGGAAGGCTAAATCACTTTCGAATCTAGAAAAATTAAACactttattaattaacaaagCAATTTGCACTATCAGGGATAATTATTATGATGACGATTCTCTTTACTAG
- the LOC27207649 gene encoding uncharacterized protein LOC27207649 isoform X1, translated as MVWIWSLIALGIVVGATGKGQENNTTGSATTAASARTPEPTTVDPYTALDKTITDDLENILTKYERECMGNSEFTRNLDLIRKAVKLDKSRLLDKIEARIEFNKYNEQRILIERQIDERIEALNNILPTQEPNSYCSEFYLKQREDLRKAKSLSNLEKLNTLLINKAICTIRDNYYDDDSLY; from the exons ATGGTTTGGATTTGGAGCCTAATTGCACTCGGAATAGTTGTCGGCGCAACG GGGAAAGGCCAAGAAAACAATACCACCGGATCGGCAACGACG GCGGCATCCGCACGAACTCCCGAACCAACTACTGTGGATCCCTACACTGCACTCGATAAGACAATAACCGATGATCTTGAGAATATTCTAACCAAATATGAGCGTGAATGCATGGGTAATTCTGAGTTCACACGCAATCTTGACCTCATACGCAAAGCGGTGAAACTGGACAAAAGTCGTTTGTTAGACAAGATAGAAGCAAGAATAGAATTTAATAAGTACAATGAGCAACGCATTTTAATCGAACGACAAATTGATGAGCGCATAGAGGCCCTCAATAATATCCTGCCTACCCAGGAACCGAATAGTTATTGCTCTGAATTTTACTTGAAGCAAAGAGAAGATCTTAGGAAGGCTAAATCACTTTCGAATCTAGAAAAATTAAACactttattaattaacaaagCAATTTGCACTATCAGGGATAATTATTATGATGACGATTCTCTTTACTAG